From the Erpetoichthys calabaricus chromosome 12, fErpCal1.3, whole genome shotgun sequence genome, the window tttagccCATATGCTTTCTTGCattgtgtttccttttttatgACCCCGACCTTCTTTGCCCTCCGTTCTTTCACCTCACTTCTATCTTAACTCTTCTCCTCATCCTCTTGACCTTCTCTTTTTCTATTcccacttcttttctttttcttctccatcatCACCTGTCAAACTCCTGAACTTTTTTTCCAATTGTGAGCTGACCGAGCACAAATCCAAACAGAACCAGAACAAACAAAGAATATTTGGGACACCAGCCGGGTAGTCCTGTTTAATTCCCTGattttcttctataaacttaaacaAGAGCCTTCTGGCAATTGTGAACATAATCCTGCAGGGTACACACCAGAAAATACATTTGGCTTTTAACTTTAGCCGTGGCAATAACAGGGGGTCTTCCAAAGAGCTCTCACTCAGTCTCAAAAAGACAACTCAGTGGAGGCTGCTGGGATTTTTATAACAAGAGGCGGAGCTAATTTCCCTCATTAGGAGGTTTCTGGGAGCTGCAGGGAAAAAGGAGACacagttagcaacagcgccccctctcaccctggTGGGTTACCATTTACCTTGAATGAGCCAACTAGGAGATCCTTGGACGCACATGCATGACACCATTTTACTTATTACTCTTCTTCTCGTTTTTCTTTCTCAAAAACATTAATTCAACTTTGTGGCTCTTCCAGCTCAACTGTGTCACTCAAGTCTTTTGTTCTCACTTCTCTTTCATTCTCCTGCTGCTTCTCTCCTCCTGTTCCTCTGGTCCCCTTCTTCTATTCACTACTCCTTTGACCCTTACTCCAGTGGCCCTGTTGTTCCCAACACAGACCTGCACCCTGGCCTCACAGGTCTTAAGGACAGACCTCCTGATGTGATCCCACCTAAACGTAAAGGTGCTGCCCTTCGCTAGGCCCACATGTCCACTGCAGGTGTTCACCTCACTTCTGACTCGATTTGATGAGAACTCAGATGTCTGATTTCAAACTGACTTGTCCAGTCAGTGACCTCACTGTTGTAATGTAACACTCAGAGACTAACGAAGgtcacaaattaaattctttgtgTTTGACACTCTGTTTCCCTCAGTTCTAAATCTTGTGTTTTCATAATTTCTTCACTCATTTACTTTTCAATTCTCTCCATTTAGACTCCTGTCCACTTACTCTGGATCTCAATACAGTAAACAAGTGGCTTCACCTCTCTGAAGAGAACAAAAAGGTGACAAACAAGAGGGCAGTGACCCAGTAccctgatcatcctgacagatttgacaGTCGGTCACAAGTcctgtgcagagaggctctgagtggcactcgctgttactgggaggcCGAGTGGAGTGGAGAAGGGGCGACAATCGGAGTTGCATATGAAGGAATCAGCAGGAAAGGATGGAAATATGAATGTCTCCTTGGACGCAATGACAAGTCCTGGAGCTTGTCCTGCTCCGATTCCCATTACTCGGTGTGGTACAATAACATGAAGACTGAAATCTGTGCCCCCTGTAGTCACAGAATTGGTGTATATCTGGACTgtcctgctggctctctgtcattttatagtgtCTCGGACGCAATGATCCTACTGCACAGGATCAAgacctccttcactgagccacTTTATGCCGGGTTTGGGGTTGGATGGCACTCCACTGTAACAATCTGCCCTTTGAGCCCATTTGAGCACTGACCAGCGTCGTATGTCACTTCATGTCACTCATGCCTGCTGATTTTGGAGTGACCATGAAGGAGTTCCTTCCTGACTTTTGATCAGAGAGTGGATAGATTTAATGGGGGATATTTGTAACAGAAAAGATTGAACAGCAAAGTGGTATGTGTCTCCTTATGCAACATGGAGCGATTTGAAACTTTCAATACTCTGAAGAGCACTAAAGACATTTGACTCTCTCCAAAAGGGATTATAGAGTTTATTCCCCCAACATGTTAGAAGCACTGACTGTTTTGTCAATCCTCATTGGACTTCATAAATGATTTAACCATAACataggggtgtccagctccggtcctggtgggccacagtggctgcatgttttcattctaacccttttcctaatcagttttcactgctaattaactcctttgcccttcattttaatagcactgttttaaaggattcagtcctctgaactgatttgtttcttcattaaagggtagccaaacagaaatgagacgtgagatgagccaacaggtgaccagctaaactggaatgtCATACTCcagctaatttcactccaaccagtttcttaatgagaagctaattcttgctgttgattaaagccgttattgcatatcaggacttgttgctgctctcattctgccacagcatactgttggttttctgtttttactaAGACCacgatgttttggtgacctgagcagaccaacatgaccgagaccttcccttttctttattttcaggttagctagtcatgtggcggcttgttttgtgtctcattattgtttgactgttcATTAAGGAAAAcgaaacaactaagggggtctgagtcatgtcaattaaaactaacgaaaagaagttaatcagcagcaaaaatggctcactaattaagaagatggttagaatgaaaacctgcagacactgcggcccaccaggaccagagctggacacccctgaccTAACACAAATCCTGTAAGTCTGAAATGGACTGCTCTCCATGTTATATGAATGAtagccaccagagggcgaacaTGGACCACGTAGTCATCCAGAGACAGCACTCCTGTTTGTAAACTTTGGGAAGAAGTGAAGGAAATACGGATGGAGGGAGGAAAACATGAAACGGAGCAACAAGAGTGTGTACGGGCtaaaaatgaatgactgaattTAATGTGCTACAAAACTCAGCTTTAAAAGATACCGACATGCAAttaagttaaactgtaaagatctCAGTAGTGTGTTCTtaataaaagttctttttttaattgtgttacaTGTTTTTGCTGGTGTGTCTtgcaatattcaaaaataaatgttacactCTCATTGATTTagaaatgatctatctatctatctatctatctatctatctatctatctatctatctatctatctatctatctatctatctatctatctatctatctatctatctatctatctatctatctatctatctatctatctatctatctatcttatgtaattttaatttggttttctttAATTTGGTTGTAACtaattctttgacatcttgtaaagatttaaatttaaatgttccATTAGAAGGAGATGCTGTTGTTGTCGTCGTATTGCAATGAAGGAGGATCAGAACTGTTTGCGTCCTTGGGGACCTGGACCTGTGGCATGATGGCAGCTGTTAAAGTGTTGGATGAGTTGTGTTTGAGGGGGTCTCTCTCCTGTCTGCCAGAGCTTTTGATTACGTAGCCCTTTTAGGCGTAACTTTGTTGCTTTACTTACTgctctgttttgcattttttacatGAGTCTTCCAGCATCACAAAATGTCAATCACAGCTTCACCCTAATGGACTGCACACATCATGAAGATGGGTGTGCCGTGTGCATTCTATTAAGGGCGTGAAGCTAATTTAGTTTTGACTTCTTCAGTGACAACACCTATATGTCAGAGTGGATCTCTGTTCACAATGGCAGTAGCTAAACCTTCCCTGTCTGTGGATCATTACAGCTGTTCGTTGTGTCTGGATGTCCTGAAGAAGCCCGTCACCATCCCGTGTGGACACAGCTACTGTATGCACTGTATCAATGACTACTGGGACAAGTTGGACGCACAGGGGATCTACAACTGTCCTCAGTGCAGACTGGATTTTGAACCCAGGCCAAGCCTTTACATAAATACAGCACTTGAAGGCCTGATAGAAAAAGTGAAGCAAATGCAAGTCAACATCACCCAGTCTCTGAGTTATGCCGAATCTGATGATGTGTCCTGTGATGTATGTCCAGAGAGAAAACTGAAAGCTATGAAGACCTGCCTGACCTGCTTGGTCTCTTATTGCGGGATTCACCTGCAGCCTCACCAGGAGTCTGAAGCACTGAAGAGACACAAACTGGCGGAGCCGACTGGAAACCTCCAAGAGAAACTCTGTTGGAAACACCAGAAAATGCTGGAAATCTTCTGTAGGAGCGATGAGCTCTGCGTCTGCTCGATGTGTGCAGCGACTGAGCACAAGATTCATGACATAGTGACAATCGATGAGGAGAGAGCTGGGAGACAGGtaaggacctggggcctcatgtataaacggtgcgtacgcacacaaatgttgcatacgaacatttccacgctcaaatcgcgatgtataaaacctaaacttggtgtaaagccacacacttttccacagtacctcatgccctggattacgcaatttctccacttggttttgcagactggtggcacccagcgtcaaagcagtgctactgtttctgtgtggtcaccctttcttagacccacattcctgacgcggctttataaatacactgaaactaactgcatattgtttattagtgtaatgcatctgattgtaattaacctgcagcaatataatggtccagggaattgccatagtattccaaataccataactgctttagcgttgttactctcaatgcatcttcttcttctttcagctgctccctttaggtgttgccacagcagatcatctttttccatattactctcactgcaccactcggagtatttatatcactgtatctgagaggggaatcacagcagcagctgatcagaaagagaattatcggtacacagcatgaagcagacgctgcctgagccacggcaaaacatttTCGAGACttccctgtatggacttcgcagtttagaaaaagtttaatcccaagaactataaacacactcaatcagtccatcaagtgctccttgtagaactgtttggacttataagtacaattacctcactgtaaacttgcactacagttataatattgcacaacctgcgccactttataaagcgcgtatttacatatgatgacgatatcatttttaagatgaaatgcagcaaaatatgttgattatattatacagataaaactttaacttcatttaaataatctgtattgttcataattaaacatgtgaggacacggtgccgcagcgctagctagttcagggattgttcctgcattgcgttgtattcctgctggtgctgatgcgacactgaaaagatagacggatagaataattaaacatgtactacgaagatatttcaatgttccttaaaagttctgaagaatcaaagttctaagcttacagatggcttcacgtctattacagagctgattgtgtggcgattgggtatttggagaaagaaaagtaaggacaggaattggaggttagtatgtttgaaagagacagtacttctgtaataaattatttcatccaaggtcgtgcatggcacagcaagcctcttgcgtgagatatgaacaagcacttcgccaccatgttcccatgtttaataacatgctttaactcctatcatcatgataaagatatcacatatacatctcagtattttaattattcagagagctgtaatatcacaaatgtaatggattctgtgtcctgtcagagaaaaagaaagcccgtttaagaagcaggtagtgattcacacacatagagcaccaagaagatcaaatacagaacaaagcatttaacgtcctactttagttacaatgggatttgagaaactagtaaattaaacgattttaagatgaagtttatgatgttctactttaatggcaaaataaactacgtgattagagtggaaattttgagatttaaagttgacatttcatgcttttttcccactgtgtgtctatttttttttgtctgtactctaataagctttcatatgacactcagacggtgggctacgacttgccttttcatgccgactttgatatgtgacttcttttttatttcaggcactgtgcgactttgtgaacttgagctttcgagtttctccgacactctgtcacttgatcaacttaattttgttgattattccactgtttaaaccaacaaatagtacgtttttcctttgcctccatttggtattcgctgaacttCTTatgttttcccctgtgcttttcccattgtcttttcacagaaggctgagcttaaggactatttatattgatttacatattcaaagaggtgtaattctgggaggagttggggcaggacagaaggcgcgtgcacgtgcgttacttttcacgctgatcagaatttatgtagcggaagaacatgaaagtttgtgtacgtacagattcctgcatctggattgttCTGTGCGTACagacattcctgcttttgtacttacgccatgttatagtgtgagttctacgcatggcgttatgcatgaggcccctgggcttTAGTTCTTACAGTTCTGAGACAATGCTGTCTAGCTGTCCTTAGATGAGGCCATATATCCATCCTTTCAATATTCagaaaaattagatagatagatagatagatagatagatagatagatagatagatagatagatagatagatagatagatagatagatagatagatagatagatagatagatagatagatagatagatagatagatagatactttattaatcccaaggggaaattcacaattagtgaaattaaagtaaaaaattaaattagtaaaataaagtaaaataaattaaaagtaaaacagcaTAGTACTTAATGGAGTTGTATCACTGCTCCAGACTCCTGGGATGCGTTCCATGCACAGGTCCCCTTCTCTATCTGTCACCATCCGTTTTCTCTATCAAAATCCCTAAAACTTGGAGGTTTCTTTACTTTGAGAAAttcatgacaaaaataaaaatgaaaaaaaaaaagtgaaactaagTATTGCATAGTTTGAAGcccaaataaagaacaaatagtCCAATACTAAAAGATTATTAAGCTCAGTAAAAAAATGAACCAAGCTCCtaacattcatctatccatccattttctcaaccCTGTTATCCAGGGCAGTGTCATGGGGGCAGCTGGaggccatcccagcaagcattgtgcatCTTGACCAGAAGTTTTATTTTGATTGTCCAAGAAAAGTTAAACACAAAAATTACAACAGGAACATTGGATGAAATATCTGAGTCCATAAACCATAGGAGTTGGTATCTAATTAAGAAACGAAAGCCTTCAGTCACAGTCGTCTTCCTGGGCCAGGGCTGTCCACTCCAATCTAGGACCTGCTTTTCTCCATCTCAGATAGTTTTGAAGCTCACAATGGTTTCTTAAGCTCTGATTCACTTACATGGCTGCGTCAAGCTCACTTAACTGTGGTGCTTCTTCATTGCCAGGCTGTTTGCATCAACATGTGATGAGGTTCTTCAATAGAAACATGAACTCACTCCACAGGACTCACTCCACAGGCCATCTCAGTTTGCAGATTTGTATTTCCTTGATCAACCACAAAGTCTCAATATCGGATTCTCTCTCAGCACACGCTAATCAGTACAGAGCTCCTAGTCTTGGCCACACAGAGACCATTTCTTAACACTGCTATGGTGGTGTCAGCCGAGCTGTCCACTTAGCCCCTCACCTTACTGTGCAGCACCATCACCACAAGCACAGATTCTTAAGCATCTGCTTTAGTTTTCAATGACTCCTTCATCACCTTATCCAAGACCTTCTTTCTCTGTTCTTGTCCCCATTGCTGTCAAATGCAGTGAACTTTAACCTTTTTTTCAATCAATTCATTGCCTTCTTCTTCAATGTCCTATCACCTCATTCCTGTTCTCCCTTAATTCTTCTTCAGCTATTTCTTTTCAAATGGTCCCAACTTGAGTATTCTTTTCAGATCTCTGCCCACTCCTCAGATATCTGTCCTccactttttttccccacagagCGAGCTGGACaaaagaatggaagaaatgaaaaagagaattgaggagaaagagaagaaattgGAGGAGATGAAGGAAACCATAAAGATAATTCAGGTGAGTCTTGTGTCCCATTCAGATGCCTCAGTGCAATGACAGAAACGAGATTTGGTGAAGTGTACCATGAAGTGAGGTGAAAAGTGAAATCAGCGTTTAACTACTAATTCACTTTGATGAAGAGGATGTAGTGAAGATGCATAAGAGTCTCATGTCCCATTCAGATGACACACCAGAACCAAACATCGccgaacatttaaaaacatttgataagtTCAGACACTTGAGTCTAACAAAGCTCATCAATCTATTTAAAGGCAAAGGTGACTCAAAAACTTCAGTGGAAGGGGGGCCAAGAGGAAACAGAGTTTTTTCTGTCTTTGAGTTGTCTAGagaactactagggggctccgccccctgctcgcttcgctcgccaacccctggtgttgggaatgacaaagagcgtgatgtatgaatgagatatagaatagtgtgacggtgtagatgatgcaaatagaaagcaaacaataaagtgtgtggcacagtgtaaaggtttatttgaaaatgtctttgtacacgccgtttaagtgtaaaaggtaattccagctcagaacttgtaaggtcatttaagatggttattgttgtgatcagagtcaagtttgtcagagcttagaaagagttgtgtctctacaggaagtaatggaatgacttgagtattaatgttttccacattaatattttttggacataatatagtgcgttgtgttaaaaggggcatttggtctaatgagattgctgttccaaatgtctctgtaactaagtcgtcgcagataaaggcttgaggaattgtaataatatgtggctgaagtccatctgtattggtgagtgcaccatctctcagttgtaataagcaattgttatgatctggttctggacatcgtatcttttttactaactgtatcttttgaaagcaatgccaattgtctgtgtattttaaggtgcactgaacaatagctgagtgcatggcatctggaagaat encodes:
- the LOC127529902 gene encoding tripartite motif-containing protein 16-like protein translates to LHLDSCPLTLDLNTVNKWLHLSEENKKVTNKRAVTQYPDHPDRFDSRSQVLCREALSGTRCYWEAEWSGEGATIGVAYEGISRKGWKYECLLGRNDKSWSLSCSDSHYSVWYNNMKTEICAPCSHRIGVYLDCPAGSLSFYSVSDAMILLHRIKTSFTEPLYAGFGVGWHSTVTICPLSPFEH